Part of the Desulfosoma sp. genome, GTTGGGGGGATGGAAAGCCTGCCATTGTGCTTATTCTGCAAAAACAAACAGGTGAAAACACGGTGGAAGTTTCCCGCCGTGTGCGCGCCAAGATAGAAGAAATCCAAAAGAGTCTGCCCAGCGATGTACGCATTCACATTGTCATGGAAATGGCCGAAAATATTCTCACCTCCATCAAGAACCTTCGTGTCACTCTGTTCTACGGTATCGCCTTGGTGATTCTAGTCACATTGATTTTTCTTCGTCAGATTCGTTCGGCGCTCATTATCGCTTTGAGCATTCCCTTTTCGCTGATTCTTTCTTTTATCTTTTTGTTTTTATTCGGTTATACGATCAATTTGATTTCCCTCATGTCCCTGGCCATTGCTTCCGGTATGGTGGTGGACAATGGGATCGTGGTTTTGGAAAACATTGTTCGTTACATGGAGCGGGGTAGCCGAAGAACATCGGCGGCCATGTTCGGAGCCAGTGAAATGGGTTTGGCCATCACCGCATCCACCTTGACCACGGTGGTGGTCTTTGTCCCCCTCATGTTTCTGACGGGATTGCCTGGGATTCTTTTTAAGCAATTGGGTTTTACGGTGGTGGTCACTTTGGGAGCGTCCCTGGTGACGGCTCTCACGCTCACGCCCATGCTCAGTTCCCAATGGTTGCATCGAAGGTATTTTTTGCCGGAACGCCATACAGGGATGTTGGGAAAGCTGTATCACTGGAGCGAGTCCGCCTTTCAGGCTTTGGAACGCAGCTATGAATGGACCTTACGGTGGGCTCTGCAACATGGAAAGACCACGCTCTTTTTGGCTTTTGCCATCTTTTTGAGCAGCCTTTCCTTGGTGCCGTTTCTTTCCACGTCTTTCATGCCGGAAGTGGACAGTGGGGATATTCTTATAGATTTTCGGCTTCCGGAAGGCACACGTGTAGAAGAAACCAATCGTGTCGTGGACGCGATTTTGGAAAACATCGATCGAGTGGTGAAGCCTGAGGAATTTCGCCATTCCTACGCCTTTGCGGGGCAGTCCGAGGAAGGTATCGGAGTGGCTTTGGGATTTGAGGAAGGGGCCAACACAGGTTCCATTGGATTTAAGCTCGTGGATCGGGACAAGAGGGATCGTAGCGCCCAGGAAATCGCAGCGCTTCTTCGTCAAGAAGTGCAAAAGATTCCCGGCATCAGCCGGATCATGGTCAGTGCTCAGGATCCCATCGCGCAGATCCTCAAAGGTCGTGGCAAAGCCGTGTCCCTAGAAATCCAGGGAGCGGACATGGATGTTTTGATGGATACGGCCCAGCGTGTGGAAAGAGTCTTTCTTTCCATGCCCGGCCTTGTGGATGTGGAAATCAGTCAGAAGCCACCGCGTCCCGAATTATGGGTGATCATCGATCGAGAAAAAGCTGCGGCGCTCGGCCTACGCGTCGCCCAGGTAGCCGCGGTGCTTCGAAACTTTTTTTACGGCAAGGAAGCCAGTCAGTATCGGGATGCAGGGGATAGTTTCGACATATTTACACGACTGAAGGAAGAAGACAAAGATCGGTTGGAAAATCTTTTGCGTTCTCCTGTGCCCTTGCCGGACGGGCGCATGGTGCAGCTTAAAAATTTTGTGACATTGCGCGAAGGTTCAGGACCCATTGAGATCGAGCGCAAGAACAGGCAAAAGATCGTTCGCGTGGAAGCGGATCTTTTCGGTCGATCCTTAGGATCCGCCAGTGCCGAGATTCGGGAACGTCTTGCGGCCTTGGACATTCCAGAAGGGGTGAGCGTGTCTTTTGGAGGCGATGTGGAAGAGCAGCAGAAAGCGTTCAGGGAACTGAGCGTTCTTTTCATTTTAGGCATTGTGTTGGTGTACATGGTGATGGCTTCTCTTTTCGGCAACCTGAGGGATCCTCTGATCATCATGTTTTCGGTACCTTTTGCCATTAGCGGGGTCCTGTATGCTTTTTACCTCACAGGGACGACCCTGGGCGTGGTCTCCTTCATGGGTGTCGTGATGTTGGTAGGCATTGTGGTCAATAACGCCATTGTCCTTTTGGACTATACGCATCTTCTGGAAAAGAGAGGCTTGATGCTTTTTGAAGCGGTGACGCAGGCAGGACGCACCCGCCTGCGTCCGGTGCTTATGACCACGATGACCACCTTTTTCGGTATGTTACCCATGGCCGTTTCGCGCAGTGTAGGGGCGGAAACATGGAACCCTCTAGGGATCACTATGTTGGGGGGGCTGACCCTTTCAAGCACGGTCTCCCTTATTTTGGTGCCGACTTTTTATTATCTTCTGGAAAAACGCCGACAGGCCTTCAAGGCGGCACGCACCGGCGGAGCATAGAGGTGAATTCATGGACATGTATTGGATTTTTTACGACGCCTCCTATGATGAGGATGTGACGGAAACCCTGGAGCATTGTTGCGTGACGGGGTTTACCAAATGGGATCGAGTGTTGGGCAAAGGTCCTCACGCGGAGCCCAAGATGGATAATGCGGTGTGGCCTGGGTACAACGGTGCCGCGGTGGTGATCGTTCCGGACGAGCAAAGTCGTCGTTTGAGGGCGGCTCTGCTGGAATTGCGGAAAAAGCTTGGAGGACGAGGGATGGAGATTTTTGTGACTTCGGCACAACGTCTTACCGATGAGGCATAAAGGAACGCGACCATCAACGAGCACGGAAGCGCCTCACGGTGCCTGGATGGCTCGAGCGCATCTGCATGCTCACGTCAACGCTGTCTTGGCCCCTAAGGCTTTTGGGGTGCAGGTGAACACTTGGGGATCAACGGCCATCATGTCCTGTAGGGGCGCCCCGGCGTGTGCGCCCCGTACCTCATCTAAATGGAATTGTTGTTCCTTGATGCCTGTTTCATCCATTCGAATCAGGAAAAAAGGTGGAAGGGCGTCTTGGGTTTGGTGGGCGCGGCGTCGCAACAGATCTTCCATGAGATTTTGCACCGTGACGAGATCTTCCGGGGTTTCCGAAAGACGGCTTGCCCGCACTTCAAATCCCATGTGTCGAGGAATGGCCAGTGCGGATCCAACAGGGAGACGCTCCACGGGTGCTTCATGGGATTCGGCCCCCAGAAGCATCCAGTGGGCGGTGGGTGGATCGGATCTTAAGGAGATACCCGCTAGAAGGATGTAAAAACGTTCGAGATCGGGATCCTTGGAACTGTTCAAAAACCCCAAGTGCTGACGCACCAGAGGCGCTTGGGCTCTGGCAAAAGGCAGCGCTTTGGGAAAGATGCTTTCCACGTCCCAAAGACCCTGGGAACGTACGGCATCGGCGAATTGATGGCTTAAGGCGAGGCCGACGCCGGATCCTCCTGCGATCACAAGGACCGATGGAGATAGATGGACGAACTTGCGCACTGTCTTTCGATCCCAGCCACCCTGAGTGTCAGGGCAGAGAGCCAAACTGTCTGTAGCTAAAAGGATTGTATGTGCTGTATGATAGCCGAAAATTTGGGTCATGGGACGCTCCTTGGTGCTTAAAGTCACTGCACGGTATGGGCCGAGCACGTGCAGCTGCATAACATGGTCGAGAAAGGAAAGTCATGCCCTTCGCGCAGAAAATGGAAACGGACACCATAGGCTGCTTGGAATTTGAAGGCGGGAATGTTCTCGGCGTTTTGTTTCCTTGGTTTCAGTCCGGCGTGTGGGTTCTTCTCCCCGCGGAGTCCACCGTAGGTCTTCTTCTGACCCAAGAATGGGGGCTCGATCCAGAAAGCCTCGATGAAAAACTCGGGACCGTTTTTCTGAACGGCACACCCTTGGACGATATGGAATCGGCTTTTCTTTGCGATGGGGACGTTCTGGCCCTTTCCGGACCCATGCCTGGGCTGGCGGGGGCCATTCTTCGAAGAAACAGCCCCTTGGCGGTCTTGCGTCACGGTTGCAAGACCACGAGCTTTGAAACTTCACCAAAGGCGTCCGGACCGATTCTTGTGCGGGTCAAACTCTTCAACCGGCTCATTGAGGATCTTGGACCGATCTTGCTTCGAAAGGGTATTCTTTTGGAAAAAGACGATGCGCTGCAGTGCCTGAGGACCTGGAAGTATTCCGAAAGAGCGAAACCCACAAGGGTATGGCTGAACCGAGAAGAGGTATCCTTTGAGAACCTTGAGCTTAGCCCAATCCACAGGTGTTCCTACGTGGAATTTCGCTTGGCGGATGGATCCGCTTAGGAGCTTGTTCGACAATTTAGGATCAGCCATTCCTTGTCACAACGTAGGGGCACGGCGTGCCGTGCCCCTACGTCCCAAGCCATTTTTCCGCTGGGAGCGTAGGCGTCCCGCCTGAACAAAAGGCGGGCCCAAAAGGCCAGAGCTCCAAGAAAAAACACCGTTTTTGGCCTGATGGGTGCGAGGCGCTTCCTCGCCCCCACCTTGAAAATCCGTCCAAGACTTAAGTTCTATAAATTCTTCCACAAGCTTCAGAGGGAATGGCTTTCGGCTTGCGCAGCCTACTGCGAAACAAAAACTTTGGCCTAGCGCCCGTTTCACATGCTCGCGTATCGTGCCAGGTAGTTTTCCAGGCGAACCTTGCGAGCCGTGTTTTCTGAGGACATGTAACGAATCTTTCCAAACACAGGGCGTTCGGGGCCCCAAGGTCTGTCGTAGCGTCCGAGAACCCAAAAGATGCCCGTGTATGAATTGGGATCCCGGCCGTCCAACGCATATTTGTTGTTCAATTCAATCATGATCTCAAGAGCTTCCTGAGGGGAACGGCTCCAGTGGAGAATCTTTTTTCCCCATAACATGCGAAGGTAATTGTGGATTCGCCCTTCGGTGACAAGCTGCCTTTGGGCGGCATTCCATAGAGGATCATGGGTTTCGGCTCTTTCAAAGTCCTCAAGCATATAGACGTAAGGTCTGGTATCTTTAGCATGGGCTTCCAAGGTTTCCCGGGCCCAGGAAGGCAGGGACGCATAGGTGTCGTAGTCGTCATGATAGCGGCACATATTGAATCCCAGCTCCCGCCATGTGATCAGCTGGTCCAGAAAGGCTTCCGCCCCTTCGCTCATCCCCCACCACCCGGAACGGGATCCGGTGGCCTTGGTGCCCAGCCTCTCAGAAGACCAACCTTCATGGCTACAGACTGCCTCAAATACTTCGTGAACACTCAGGTGCCCGAAATGCAGGTAGGGAGAAAGCCCACTGGTGACCTCTTCATCCGGATGATTACGTTCTTCCGCATAGCGAGACAATAGATGTTCAAGGAACTGTCTCAGGCGTTTTTGACCCGCTGTTGTGCCTCCCCGGGTTGCACAGGCACCCACGTGATGATTCACGGGAAGGGCGGCGAGCAGATCCAAAGGGCGGAGGAGCTCTTTTTCCGTGCAGAGTGGCCACTTTTGAAAGATGTCCTCAAGAGCCACCCTGTCTGCGGTATAGGGTAATTGTTCCAAGGGATTTTTCGTCGGTTTCTGGTCCAGATGATTTCTCAGGACGCTTTGAAGGTAACGTCGAAAAGCATAAGCCGATGGAAAAGCCCTGCCGGGACTGTTGAGAGGAAGAAGTCCGTTGGAATCGACTTTTTCCAAAAGCACCGTCAGTTTTCGGCCTGCGGCTTCAATCATGAAAGGGATGAAAAAGGCGGGAAAATCGTCCGTAATCACAACACAGGCACGATGTCCCAAAGCGGTGAGCAACCCCTTTCCCTCCCCGTTGGATTTTTCCACGTAGGCATAATAGGTCACCGCCGTGTTTCGGCTTTGCGCTTCATTTTCTCGCATCCCTTCGAGGATAAAGGTATGAAAACGCTCACAAGCCCAGGGGTAATCCAAACGCAAGGCTTCGAGAATGACCAGAGGCTTTTGCAGTTCCAAAGCCCACTGAACGGACCGGTCCAAAGCAAAATTCCAGGAAAGACGCCGGTAGGCCGTCATCCAGTAGAGCACATAATCCCCTTGAGGGTTCACAGGATGTTGATTGACAAGGTGAATACGTTCCCGAGGCACTTGAAAGCCGGACATGGGGATTTCCTTTTGACATGCTCTTAGGCACACCGCCTAAATTATATCGGGTCAGTAAAGCCACCACAATTTCGGCAGCCAGAGGCTCAAGGCCGGAAACACGGTCGCTAACAAGAGCGTTGATACCATGGCTGCAATGAAAGGCAAAGTGGCCAGGGATGCTTTTTCCAGGGAAACACCGGCAAAGTTTGGAGTCACACAGAGAACCACGGCCACAGGAGGCGTAAACTGCCTTATGGCCAGGTTCAGTGTGATGACGACGATGAACCACAGAGGATCCCAACCAAAATGAGACATGATTGGCATCAGAATGGGCTAGAACACATAATAGATGGAAATGGCATCCTAGAGCATGCCTGCTATGAAAATGAGAACATTGACGTGCAGCAAAACAACACCAGGTTGCAAGCACACATGGAGGAGGGAACCGGCGACTTTTTCCATAACACCAAGGGTGGCTCCCGCCCAACTGTACAACCCGCCTAAGGCGACAGTTGGAAGTACTAAAGAAATGGAGGCATCGACGAGGATCTGACAAAAGCTTTGAAGGTTCAAAGTTCGATAAACGACAAGACCTAAAAGGACCACAATAAAACACGGCAACAATGGCAGCTTCCGTAGCCGTGAAGATCCCCCGTTAATGCCACCCAAAATCACCAACGGGTCCAGAAGGCCCCAAAAAGCGTCCCTAAAAACGGCAGCCACTTCCTTCAAACTTCCACGTTTTTCACCCATGTAGCCTCTGTGCTCTAAAATCCAATAAGCGGGCCAAATCAGGGAAAGACCGGCGAGGATACCGGGGAAGATGCCTGCCGCAAAAAGGGCTGGAACCGACGTGGTAGTGATCACCCCGTAAAGGATGAAAGCGATGCTGTGAGGCACCACTATGGCTGCGGAACCTCCAGCAGCGATCAGGGCCGCACTGAAAAATCTTTAGCGTAATTTTTTCGAGCCATGGCAGGGATAAGCACCGCTCCCATGGCGGCGGCATCCGCTGGGCCGGAACCACTGACGCCGCCCAAAAACACACATAGACAAAGATTGATACAACGACCAATCCGCCGGGAAATGCCCTCAACGAGACTAGCCAGATGAACCAAACGTCAGGAGACACAGCAATGCTCTAAAATCATGCCGGCCAAAATGAAAAAGGGAACAGCCAAAAGGGGATACTTGGCGATGCCCGCATAGAAATTGGAAGAAACCACCGGAATACCCAGCTGGAAATGTCCAAGGCTCAGGATAGTCACTCTTTTCAGAGCCACTGCAATGGGAACTCCCAGAAAATGCAGCGTCAGGAAAGAGAAAAAAGCCATATTGCCGAATCTATCAGAGGAACCCCATTCCAAAGCGATGGCGTAGATCACCCTTCATCACGCCAGAGGACACGAGTGCGTTCCAAAGCCCCTAGCATGATGAACACGCCGCCGATGGAAACCGCCAAGGTATAAATCCATCGAGGGACCTGCATGGCATAGGAAGTGATCGACAGAACGGCTTCCTCACGAATCTGCAAAATGCAGTAGTAGGTTAGATTGCCGAAGACGATGAAAACCAGGGTCATGGAGAGGACGAGCACCGCATGTCGCAGGAATCGAGGAAAGCGCACGAAAATGAAATGAAGCCCAAGATGCAGTCCTTTGCGAAAGGCAGCGGCGGCCCCAAACACGGTCAGATAAACCAGAGCGCTCACTTCCACTTCTGAGATAAAGGCAAAGGAGTAATTGGTGCTGTAGCGAAGAACCACATTGACAAAAGCGATTATGGCCATCACCAGCAGGAATAGCGCACAGGCGGCTTCCTCAAAATGATCGCGAAGCCAGACAATCATTCAGCGAAGCATCTTTTGGGATGCTTTTCCTGCGTTCATTCCTAGCGTCAGAGAAGTTTTTCCGCCTGAGTGACCAGATCGGTTCCGATCATTTCTTTCCATTCGTTATAGACGGCTCGGGTTTTTTCACGGACCGCGGCGCGCATCTCGGGTGTGAATACTGTGACCTCCATGCCGTTTTGCCGCAAGAGCTGCAAACCTGCCGTGTCACCCTCAAGACCCTGACGTGGTTGTTGAATCTCCCCTAACATAGGCGTCCAGGGCGGCTTGGTTCACAATGGCCTGATCTTCCGGACAGAACGTTTTCCATGTTTCTTCTCTGGCACCTGGAATGAGCGGATCGATAGCGTAGTGCCAAATGCTGATGTATTTATGCACTTGCCAGAGCTGTTAAGGAATAATGACGTCATTCGCAGGGTTTTCTTGGCCGTCCACGGTCCCTTGCTGAAACGCGGTTTGAGCTTCGCCCCAGTTCATGTTGATGGGATTGGTTTCAAAGGCTCGAAAGGTGTCGATAAAGAAGCCTACGTTAAAACATTTCCTGGGCTTGCCTGCGGTACGAACATAGAGCCGTCCCTTTGCCGGGTCTGATACGGTAAGCTTCCTCATTTCATAGGTTTCCTGTTGGACGCAGAATGTCAACCTAGTCGTTCGACACACCTCCTTCATCTCACTGACTGGGTGGCACAGATGGTTTATTGGGATGATGGGGAAGCTCTTTGGGGATCGCGTTGAGAGTCCTGAAGCAGCGACGATGATTCGGATCGAGCCCTGCGGGTTGATTTTCCACACTGTCGTCGGGCTTTGAGCCAAAAGGTAAGCTTTCGGGGAACCGCGCCTTCCCGGATCAGTCAGAATAGCCCATAGTGGTTGCGCACGGGATGTGATCTAAGCAAGGTCGATGATTCAGGCTAATTCCTTATCTATCGGGGAAGAGTCCAACAAAAGGGCGGCTTGGAACTGGATAGCCGGCTCGAGGTTGCGGGACCCATGGGGACTCATAATGGGAAAGTGCCCCGCAACGAGCAGCATCTCTGGTCTGCGTGGCAAAATTCATGGCATGGGCGAGAGGTTTCTGGATTTGCAGAAGGCGTTCCATCCTGGCAAGCTCGGAATGCTGGTGGACGCCGTTGAAGAGAAGGGGGTTGCGAGAGACAACCCGCGTGGCTTTACTGCGACTATCCGTCGGTAAGAGACACCGTGGAGAGGTTCCTGTGGCATAGGGGGCCGGATCCTACGCCGTGACGTTTTGAGGAAGCAGCCGGCGCCAATTCTCTTCCGTTTCCGCCAGGGGGACATGGTCAAGAAGAAAATGCAGATAACGGCTGGGGTTCAACCCGAGGACCTTGGCCGCGCTGGTGAGGGCCAAGGATCTTGCCGCCGTGTGCGCCCCGTTGGGATCTCCGGCAAAGAGCCGGTTTTTCCGATCCAGGGCCAGGGGCCGATCTCGTTTTCGATCCGGTTGTTGTTCGGGGTGATGGAGGAATGTTCCAGATACCGAACGATTTTCTTCCAGCCATTCAAGAAATAGCCCACGGCTTTACCCAGATGGCTCTTGGGCGGGACTTCGGGTGCCACAGATGCCGCAGCGCGCCCGTGACGAAAGCGTTCGAACTCGGAAAAGGCCCTCTCCTTGCGGAAGGCATAGAAATCCTCGGGGCTCAATTCCTGGCTGTAAGCTTTATTTCCAACGGCCTAGAGCCGCTGAAGGCAGCCCAAGGACACCTCGGTACGACCGGTTTTTCCCTTGGCGGATTGGGTTTGGAAGTCAAGGAATTCTTAACCCACATTTGTAAGATCGGTGACCTCCGATGCCAGGAGGACATAAAAGGCGCAGGGAAGCATTATGGATGTGTTCCTCCCCCGCGCAAGAACTTCCGTAGAACGAGGATTTCGGGTTCGCTCGACGGGATGTGGCGGATTTTGCTTGGCAGGAGAGGATGTGGCGGATTTCGCT contains:
- a CDS encoding TRAP transporter large permease subunit, whose product is MIYAIALEWGSSDRFGNMAFFSFLTLHFLGVPIAVALKRVTILSLGHFQLGIPVVSSNFYAGIAKYPLLAVPFFILAGMILEHCCVS
- a CDS encoding TRAP transporter small permease subunit gives rise to the protein MIVWLRDHFEEAACALFLLVMAIIAFVNVVLRYSTNYSFAFISEVEVSALVYLTVFGAAAAFRKGLHLGLHFIFVRFPRFLRHAVLVLSMTLVFIVFGNLTYYCILQIREEAVLSITSYAMQVPRWIYTLAVSIGGVFIMLGALERTRVLWRDEG
- a CDS encoding PG0541 family transporter-associated protein, with amino-acid sequence MDMYWIFYDASYDEDVTETLEHCCVTGFTKWDRVLGKGPHAEPKMDNAVWPGYNGAAVVIVPDEQSRRLRAALLELRKKLGGRGMEIFVTSAQRLTDEA
- a CDS encoding efflux RND transporter permease subunit translates to MRLPEFAVRQPVATLMMLSAGLLLGIMSLFRLSVDMFPDISPPVVSILTTWPGASASDVETEVTKVIEDQVNAVNNLDTLTSKSLDNLSVVVCRFDWGTDLSVATNDIRDWLERAKRDLPADVEAPMLYKFSSATAPIFFITVTGESSWPRLYHLVDKRISDELKRVPGVGAIQLYGGLRRRINVYFDLEKVEGYRLSLEQVNRVLAAENVNVPAGAIKAGQKEYFVRVPARFADVHEMENTVVGFYEGRPVYLRDIARVEDDFKPMELNGWGDGKPAIVLILQKQTGENTVEVSRRVRAKIEEIQKSLPSDVRIHIVMEMAENILTSIKNLRVTLFYGIALVILVTLIFLRQIRSALIIALSIPFSLILSFIFLFLFGYTINLISLMSLAIASGMVVDNGIVVLENIVRYMERGSRRTSAAMFGASEMGLAITASTLTTVVVFVPLMFLTGLPGILFKQLGFTVVVTLGASLVTALTLTPMLSSQWLHRRYFLPERHTGMLGKLYHWSESAFQALERSYEWTLRWALQHGKTTLFLAFAIFLSSLSLVPFLSTSFMPEVDSGDILIDFRLPEGTRVEETNRVVDAILENIDRVVKPEEFRHSYAFAGQSEEGIGVALGFEEGANTGSIGFKLVDRDKRDRSAQEIAALLRQEVQKIPGISRIMVSAQDPIAQILKGRGKAVSLEIQGADMDVLMDTAQRVERVFLSMPGLVDVEISQKPPRPELWVIIDREKAAALGLRVAQVAAVLRNFFYGKEASQYRDAGDSFDIFTRLKEEDKDRLENLLRSPVPLPDGRMVQLKNFVTLREGSGPIEIERKNRQKIVRVEADLFGRSLGSASAEIRERLAALDIPEGVSVSFGGDVEEQQKAFRELSVLFILGIVLVYMVMASLFGNLRDPLIIMFSVPFAISGVLYAFYLTGTTLGVVSFMGVVMLVGIVVNNAIVLLDYTHLLEKRGLMLFEAVTQAGRTRLRPVLMTTMTTFFGMLPMAVSRSVGAETWNPLGITMLGGLTLSSTVSLILVPTFYYLLEKRRQAFKAARTGGA